One genomic segment of Ancylobacter sp. IITR112 includes these proteins:
- a CDS encoding GreA/GreB family elongation factor, translating into MSRAFVKEDSGADTLPERPISGNRNLVTRRGLAQIDAEIARQREALAAAGAQGSREGAAAASRELRYWSARRANAEPVDPPQRGEAITFGMAVTLEDEKEHRRTFRIVGEDEADPAQGRIGWVSPVARALLGKWIGDEVTLPGGTMEIVAVDPRPEVAEPWAR; encoded by the coding sequence ATGAGTCGCGCCTTCGTGAAAGAAGACAGCGGCGCCGATACGCTGCCCGAGCGCCCGATCAGCGGGAATCGCAACCTCGTCACCCGTCGGGGGCTGGCGCAGATCGACGCCGAAATCGCCCGGCAACGCGAGGCCCTTGCTGCCGCCGGGGCGCAGGGGTCGCGCGAGGGCGCCGCCGCCGCTTCGCGCGAACTGCGCTACTGGTCGGCGCGCCGAGCCAATGCCGAGCCGGTGGACCCTCCGCAGAGGGGCGAGGCCATCACCTTCGGCATGGCGGTGACGCTGGAAGACGAAAAGGAACATCGCCGCACCTTCCGCATCGTCGGCGAGGACGAAGCCGATCCGGCCCAGGGGCGCATCGGATGGGTGTCGCCTGTGGCCCGTGCCCTGCTGGGCAAATGGATCGGTGACGAGGTGACGCTGCCGGGCGGCACGATGGAGATCGTCGCCGTCGATCCGCGCCCGGAGGTGGCGGAGCCATGGGCACGATGA
- a CDS encoding LysE family translocator, whose translation MIVSLDTLLVFVPAALALNLTPGNDMLFCLGQGMKSGPRAGVAASFGVALGGFIHVLAAAFGLAALLAAHPGAFAVLRWAGVAYLVWLAVQALRGPGLVWAPEPGRGYTPRRAFREAVLVNVLNPKVAVFILAFLPQFVDPARGSGFVQFLVLGTVFNAGGTVVNALVGGFAGRIGVWLRGRERVARAFTRLTGFLFLGLAARLAFERP comes from the coding sequence ATGATTGTCTCCCTGGACACGCTGCTGGTGTTCGTCCCGGCGGCGCTGGCGCTCAACCTCACCCCCGGCAATGACATGCTGTTCTGTCTCGGGCAGGGAATGAAGTCCGGCCCGCGCGCGGGCGTCGCCGCCAGTTTCGGCGTCGCGCTCGGCGGCTTCATCCATGTGCTTGCCGCCGCGTTCGGGCTGGCGGCGCTGCTCGCCGCCCATCCCGGCGCCTTCGCGGTGCTGCGCTGGGCCGGCGTCGCCTATCTCGTCTGGCTGGCGGTGCAGGCGCTGCGCGGCCCGGGGCTCGTGTGGGCGCCGGAGCCGGGGCGGGGATACACGCCGCGGCGCGCCTTCCGCGAGGCGGTGCTGGTCAATGTGCTGAACCCGAAGGTCGCGGTCTTCATCCTCGCCTTCCTGCCGCAATTCGTCGATCCCGCGCGGGGCTCGGGCTTTGTTCAGTTCCTGGTGTTGGGCACGGTGTTCAATGCCGGCGGCACGGTGGTGAACGCTCTGGTTGGCGGTTTTGCCGGCCGGATCGGGGTCTGGCTGCGCGGGCGGGAGCGGGTGGCCCGCGCCTTCACCCGCCTCACCGGTTTTCTCTTCCTCGGTCTCGCCGCGCGCCTCGCCTTCGAACGGCCGTGA
- the parE gene encoding DNA topoisomerase IV subunit B, translating into MSNSDDLFAAVPAPRPRAAARPAAPREGTPGEAGYTAADIEVLEGLEPVRRRPGMYIGGTDEKALHHLFAEVIDNSMDEAVAGHASFIEVELTEDGFLTVTDNGRGIPIEEHPKYPGKSALEVILTTLHAGGKFDSKVYETSGGLHGVGVSVVNALSDVLVVEVARGQTLYRQTYSRGVPQGAIQEVGRILNRRGTRVSFHPDAQIFGENARFKPARVFKMARSKAYLFGGVEIRWSCDASLVAGTDIPEKAVFRFPGGLRDYLAADIDGHTLVHPDIFSGKTQRPGGHGSAEWAVAWLGDADGSISSYCNTIPTAEGGTHETGLRAVLLKGLRDHAERTGAAKRAAIITADDVMAGCAAMLSVFVREPEFQGQTKEKLATAEATRIVEAALRDPFDHWLGGNPAQANRLLDWVVERAEERLRRRQEKEISRKTAVRKLRLPGKLADCSNNSAAGSELFIVEGDSAGGSAKQARERQTQAVLPLRGKILNVASAGRDKLAANQQLGDLVQALGAGTGTQYREEDLRYERVIIMTDADVDGAHIASLLVTFFYRQMPKLIENGHLFLAVPPLYRISQGAKTLYARDEAHRDELLRTEFSGRGKVEIGRFKGLGEMMPAQLKETTMNRKTRTLLRVTVEEAERAATADIVERLMGNKPESRFTFISERAAFASEELLDI; encoded by the coding sequence ATGTCGAATTCCGACGACCTCTTCGCCGCTGTTCCCGCCCCGCGTCCGCGCGCCGCTGCGCGCCCCGCCGCGCCGCGCGAGGGCACCCCCGGCGAGGCCGGCTACACGGCTGCCGATATCGAGGTGCTGGAAGGGCTGGAACCGGTGCGGCGCCGGCCGGGCATGTATATTGGCGGCACGGACGAGAAGGCGCTCCACCACCTCTTCGCCGAGGTGATCGACAATTCGATGGATGAGGCGGTGGCCGGCCATGCCAGCTTCATCGAGGTGGAACTGACCGAGGACGGCTTCCTGACCGTCACCGACAATGGCCGCGGCATCCCGATCGAGGAACACCCGAAATATCCCGGAAAGTCGGCGCTGGAGGTCATCCTCACCACGCTGCACGCGGGCGGCAAGTTCGACAGCAAGGTCTACGAGACCTCCGGCGGCCTGCACGGTGTCGGCGTCTCCGTGGTCAACGCGCTGTCCGACGTGCTGGTGGTGGAAGTGGCGCGCGGGCAGACGCTCTACCGCCAGACCTATTCGCGCGGTGTGCCCCAGGGCGCGATCCAGGAAGTCGGGCGCATCCTCAACCGGCGCGGCACGCGGGTGAGCTTCCACCCGGACGCGCAGATCTTCGGCGAGAATGCCCGCTTCAAGCCGGCCCGCGTGTTCAAGATGGCCCGCTCCAAGGCCTATCTGTTCGGCGGGGTGGAAATCCGCTGGAGCTGCGACGCCTCGCTCGTCGCCGGCACCGATATCCCGGAAAAGGCGGTGTTCCGCTTCCCCGGCGGCCTGCGCGACTATCTCGCGGCCGATATTGACGGCCATACGCTGGTCCATCCCGACATCTTCTCCGGCAAGACCCAACGCCCCGGCGGCCATGGCTCGGCGGAATGGGCGGTGGCCTGGCTGGGCGATGCCGATGGCAGCATCTCCTCCTATTGCAACACCATCCCCACCGCCGAGGGCGGCACGCATGAAACCGGCCTGCGCGCGGTGCTGCTGAAAGGTCTGCGCGACCATGCCGAGCGCACCGGCGCGGCCAAGCGCGCCGCCATCATCACCGCCGACGACGTGATGGCCGGCTGCGCCGCCATGCTCTCCGTCTTCGTGCGCGAGCCGGAATTCCAGGGTCAGACCAAGGAGAAGCTCGCCACGGCCGAGGCGACGCGCATCGTCGAGGCGGCGCTGCGCGACCCGTTCGACCACTGGCTCGGCGGCAATCCGGCGCAGGCCAACCGCCTGCTCGACTGGGTGGTGGAGCGGGCCGAGGAGAGGCTGCGCCGCCGGCAGGAAAAGGAAATCTCCCGCAAGACCGCGGTGCGCAAGCTGCGCCTGCCGGGCAAGCTGGCGGACTGCTCCAACAATTCGGCGGCGGGGTCGGAACTGTTCATCGTCGAGGGCGACTCGGCCGGCGGCTCGGCCAAGCAGGCGCGCGAGCGCCAGACCCAGGCGGTGCTGCCGCTGCGCGGCAAAATCCTCAACGTCGCCAGCGCCGGGCGCGACAAGCTCGCGGCGAACCAGCAGCTCGGCGATCTCGTGCAGGCGCTGGGCGCCGGCACCGGGACGCAGTATCGCGAGGAAGATTTGCGCTATGAGCGGGTCATCATCATGACCGACGCCGATGTCGATGGCGCGCATATCGCCTCGCTGCTCGTCACCTTCTTCTACCGGCAGATGCCGAAGCTGATCGAGAACGGCCATCTCTTCCTCGCCGTGCCGCCGCTCTACCGCATCAGCCAGGGCGCCAAGACGCTCTACGCCCGCGACGAGGCGCATCGTGACGAATTGCTGCGCACCGAATTTTCCGGGCGCGGCAAGGTCGAGATCGGCCGCTTCAAGGGCCTTGGCGAGATGATGCCGGCCCAACTCAAGGAAACCACGATGAACCGCAAGACGCGCACCCTGCTGCGCGTCACCGTGGAGGAGGCCGAGCGCGCGGCCACGGCCGATATCGTCGAGCGGCTGATGGGCAACAAGCCTGAGAGCCGCTTCACCTTCATCTCCGAGCGCGCCGCCTTTGCCAGCGAGGAACTGCTGGATATCTGA
- the argC gene encoding N-acetyl-gamma-glutamyl-phosphate reductase: MTDSKARIAILGASGYTGSELLRLLLRHPRVEIVALTADRKAGQPVADVFPQFAPFKLPDLITIEQVAWKDVDLVFCALPHGTTQVVIKNVFETAPHVKVVDLSADFRLRDDGAYERWYGHPHQALELQQEAVYGVVELYRDDIRKARLVANPGCYTTTAILPVVPLIEAGAIEPEHIVIDAKSGVTGAGRAAKENLLFTEVTEGMHAYGVGSHRHMAELDQEFSKAAGRTVAPSFTPHLVPMTRGIYATIYLKTGAGVGAEGVHRVLADFYKGEPFVHVLPLGQVPQSRFVKGSNMAFIGVVKDRAPDRVIVISTTDNLVKGASGQAVQNMNLVLGYPETLGLEQIALFP, translated from the coding sequence ATGACGGACAGCAAGGCGCGGATCGCCATCCTCGGGGCCTCGGGCTACACCGGCTCGGAACTGCTGCGCCTGCTGCTGCGCCATCCGCGGGTCGAGATCGTCGCGCTCACCGCCGACCGCAAGGCCGGGCAGCCGGTGGCGGATGTGTTCCCGCAATTCGCGCCGTTCAAGCTGCCGGACCTCATCACCATCGAGCAGGTGGCGTGGAAGGACGTGGATCTCGTCTTCTGCGCCCTGCCGCACGGCACCACGCAAGTAGTGATCAAGAACGTGTTCGAGACCGCGCCGCATGTGAAGGTGGTCGATCTCTCCGCCGATTTCCGGCTGCGCGACGATGGCGCCTATGAGCGCTGGTACGGCCATCCGCACCAGGCGCTGGAGCTGCAGCAGGAAGCGGTCTACGGCGTGGTCGAGCTGTATCGCGACGACATCCGCAAGGCGCGGCTTGTCGCCAATCCCGGCTGCTACACCACCACCGCCATCCTGCCGGTGGTGCCGCTGATCGAGGCCGGCGCCATCGAGCCCGAGCACATCGTCATCGACGCCAAGAGCGGCGTGACCGGCGCCGGGCGCGCGGCGAAGGAGAATCTCTTGTTCACCGAAGTGACGGAGGGCATGCACGCCTATGGCGTCGGCAGCCACCGCCACATGGCGGAACTGGATCAGGAATTCTCCAAGGCCGCCGGCCGCACGGTTGCGCCCAGCTTCACGCCGCATCTCGTGCCGATGACGCGCGGCATTTACGCCACGATCTATCTCAAGACCGGCGCGGGCGTCGGCGCCGAGGGCGTGCACCGGGTGCTGGCGGACTTCTACAAGGGCGAGCCCTTCGTGCATGTGCTGCCGCTCGGCCAGGTGCCGCAGTCGCGCTTCGTCAAGGGCTCCAACATGGCCTTTATCGGCGTGGTGAAGGACCGCGCGCCGGACCGGGTGATCGTGATCTCCACCACCGACAATCTGGTGAAGGGAGCTTCCGGCCAGGCGGTGCAGAACATGAACCTCGTGCTCGGCTATCCCGAGACGCTGGGGCTGGAGCAGATCGCGCTGTTCCCCTGA
- the phaC gene encoding class I poly(R)-hydroxyalkanoic acid synthase, translated as MMEEGGRAMAAYLRPREEGRIRDEVAEELTEVAKTIGNVAEYWLADPQRTVEAQSRLIGGYLDLWTTALKRLGGEKTRPVVEPATRDSRFADPEWNSNPFFDALKQAYLLTANWAADMVEEAGIDARTKQKAEFYVRQIAGAVSPSNFVLTNPELLRTTLASNGENLVRGMKMLAEDIEAGGGDLKIRQTDDSKFRVGENLAVTPGKVIFQNELMQLIQYTPQTESVLATPVVIIPPWINKFYVLDLTAEKSFVRWAVESGLTVFMVSWVNPGPELAAKGFEDYMKDGVLTAFDVAKKAAGSKDFHAVGYCVGGTMLAMTLAWLAATDTKPGLASATFLTTQVDFTYAGDLKVFIDEEQVASLERKMLEAGVMEGRTMANAFNMLRANDLIWPYVVNNYLKGQAPFPFDILYWNSDSTRLPAANHSFYLRNCYLDNKLAQGRLMLAGQKLDLKAIHVPMYSVATREDHIAPAASVFLGLQKFSDPGRFVLAGSGHIAGVINPPARGKYQYWTGGPAAGTLEEWIGKAQMHPGSWWPDWLAWIEAQDDARVPATTRIPGEGPYKAIEDAPGSYVKVKS; from the coding sequence ATGATGGAGGAAGGGGGCCGCGCCATGGCCGCCTATCTGCGCCCGCGCGAGGAAGGGCGCATCCGCGACGAAGTTGCGGAAGAACTCACCGAGGTCGCCAAGACCATCGGCAATGTCGCGGAATACTGGCTCGCCGATCCCCAGCGCACGGTGGAGGCGCAGTCGCGGCTGATCGGCGGTTATCTCGACCTCTGGACCACCGCGCTGAAGCGGCTGGGCGGCGAGAAAACCCGCCCCGTGGTCGAGCCAGCGACGCGCGATTCGCGCTTCGCCGACCCGGAATGGAACTCGAACCCCTTCTTTGACGCGCTCAAGCAGGCCTATCTGCTCACCGCCAACTGGGCGGCGGACATGGTCGAGGAGGCCGGGATCGACGCCCGCACCAAGCAGAAGGCGGAATTCTATGTGCGGCAGATCGCCGGCGCGGTCTCGCCCTCCAATTTCGTGCTGACCAATCCCGAATTGCTGCGCACCACCCTCGCCTCGAATGGCGAGAATCTCGTGCGCGGCATGAAAATGCTGGCCGAGGACATCGAGGCCGGCGGCGGCGATCTGAAGATCCGCCAGACCGACGATTCCAAGTTCCGTGTCGGCGAGAATCTCGCGGTCACGCCCGGCAAGGTGATTTTCCAGAACGAGCTGATGCAGCTCATCCAGTACACGCCGCAGACTGAAAGCGTGCTGGCGACGCCGGTGGTGATCATCCCGCCCTGGATCAACAAATTCTACGTGCTCGATCTGACGGCGGAGAAATCCTTCGTGCGCTGGGCGGTGGAAAGCGGGCTCACCGTGTTCATGGTGTCGTGGGTCAATCCCGGCCCGGAACTCGCCGCCAAGGGCTTCGAGGACTATATGAAGGACGGCGTGCTCACCGCCTTCGACGTCGCGAAGAAAGCGGCCGGCTCGAAGGACTTCCACGCGGTGGGCTATTGCGTCGGCGGCACCATGCTGGCGATGACGCTGGCCTGGCTGGCGGCTACGGACACCAAGCCCGGCCTCGCCAGCGCCACCTTCCTCACCACCCAGGTCGACTTCACCTATGCCGGTGACCTGAAGGTGTTCATCGACGAGGAGCAGGTCGCCAGCCTTGAGCGCAAGATGCTGGAAGCCGGCGTGATGGAAGGCCGCACCATGGCCAACGCCTTCAACATGCTGCGCGCCAATGACCTGATCTGGCCCTATGTGGTGAACAATTATCTCAAGGGGCAGGCACCGTTCCCCTTCGACATTCTCTACTGGAATTCGGATTCCACCCGCCTGCCGGCTGCCAACCATTCCTTCTATCTGCGCAACTGCTATCTCGACAACAAGCTGGCGCAGGGTCGGCTGATGCTCGCCGGCCAGAAGCTCGACCTCAAGGCGATCCATGTCCCGATGTATTCCGTCGCGACGCGCGAGGACCACATCGCCCCGGCGGCCTCGGTGTTTCTCGGCCTGCAGAAATTCAGCGATCCCGGCCGCTTCGTGCTGGCGGGCTCCGGCCATATTGCCGGCGTCATCAACCCGCCGGCACGCGGCAAATACCAGTACTGGACCGGCGGCCCGGCGGCGGGGACGCTGGAAGAGTGGATCGGCAAGGCGCAGATGCATCCCGGCTCGTGGTGGCCGGACTGGCTGGCCTGGATCGAGGCGCAGGATGACGCGCGCGTGCCCGCAACTACCCGCATCCCCGGCGAGGGTCCTTACAAGGCGATCGAGGACGCACCGGGCAGCTATGTGAAGGTGAAGTCGTGA
- a CDS encoding LL-diaminopimelate aminotransferase, whose product MTDFHRIRRLPPYVFEQVNRVKAVARNGGADIVDLGMGNPDLDAPDHVVEKLKETIGRPRTDRYSASKGIPGLRRAQAAYYERRFGVKLNPDTQVVATLGSKEGFANMAQAITAPGDVILVPNPSYPIHAFGFLMAGAAIRSVPCAPGPEFFHALERAVAHSIPSPLALVLCYPSNPTAQVADLDFYRDVVAFAKKHDLIVLSDLAYSEVYFDDNPPPSVLQVPGAMDVTVEFTSMSKTFSMAGWRMGFAVGNDRLIAALARVKSYLDYGAYTPIQVAATAALNGPQDCIAEMRSVYKKRRDALVDSFGKAGWEIPVPTASMFAWAPIPEKFRHLGSLEFSKLLIEKADVAVAPGVGFGEHGDEYVRIALVENEQRIRQAARNIRRFLETGAETLHNVVPLAAAR is encoded by the coding sequence ATGACCGATTTTCATCGCATCCGCCGGCTGCCGCCTTACGTGTTCGAGCAGGTCAATCGTGTGAAGGCCGTCGCCCGCAATGGTGGCGCCGACATCGTCGATCTCGGCATGGGCAATCCGGACCTCGATGCCCCGGACCATGTGGTTGAAAAGCTGAAAGAGACGATCGGCCGCCCGCGCACCGACCGTTATTCCGCCTCCAAGGGCATTCCCGGCCTGCGCCGCGCGCAGGCGGCCTATTATGAGCGCCGCTTCGGCGTGAAGCTGAACCCCGACACCCAGGTGGTGGCGACGCTCGGCTCCAAGGAAGGCTTCGCCAATATGGCGCAGGCCATTACCGCCCCGGGCGATGTGATCCTGGTGCCGAACCCCAGCTACCCCATCCATGCCTTCGGCTTCCTGATGGCCGGCGCGGCGATCCGTTCCGTGCCCTGCGCGCCGGGGCCGGAGTTCTTCCACGCGCTGGAACGCGCGGTGGCGCATTCGATTCCCTCGCCGCTGGCGCTGGTGCTCTGCTATCCCTCGAACCCCACCGCACAGGTTGCCGATCTCGACTTTTACCGCGATGTCGTCGCCTTCGCGAAGAAGCACGACCTCATCGTGCTGTCCGACCTCGCCTATTCCGAGGTCTATTTCGACGACAACCCGCCCCCCTCGGTGCTGCAGGTGCCGGGCGCGATGGACGTGACGGTGGAATTCACCTCCATGTCGAAAACCTTCTCCATGGCCGGCTGGCGCATGGGCTTCGCCGTCGGCAATGACCGGCTGATCGCGGCGCTGGCGCGGGTGAAGTCCTATCTCGACTATGGCGCCTATACCCCGATCCAGGTCGCGGCCACGGCGGCGCTGAACGGCCCGCAGGACTGCATCGCCGAGATGCGCAGCGTCTACAAGAAGCGCCGTGATGCGCTGGTGGACAGTTTCGGCAAGGCGGGTTGGGAGATTCCGGTGCCCACCGCCTCCATGTTCGCCTGGGCGCCGATCCCGGAAAAGTTCCGTCATCTCGGCAGCCTGGAATTCTCGAAGCTCCTGATCGAGAAGGCCGATGTCGCGGTGGCCCCGGGCGTCGGCTTCGGCGAGCATGGCGACGAGTATGTGCGCATCGCCCTTGTGGAGAATGAGCAGCGCATCCGCCAGGCCGCGCGCAACATCCGCCGCTTCCTTGAAACCGGCGCGGAAACATTGCACAACGTCGTCCCTCTCGCCGCGGCGCGCTGA
- a CDS encoding homoserine dehydrogenase → MAPPLKIGIAGLGTVGAGVVRMLARRAEAIAARVGRPVEVVAVSARDRSRNRDCDLTGLRWYDDAVELARDPDIDVFVELIGGPDGIAKAAVEAAIAAGHSIVTANKALLAHHGVELARAAEAAGVAIHFEAAVAGGIPVIKTLREALLGNEISRVSGILNGTCNYILTRMQEEGLSFDTCLDQAQQLGYAEADPTFDVDGFDTAHKLALLASLAFGVKPDPDAIHIEGIRSITLADIEAADELGYRIKLLGVAARIGGQVELRVHPTMVPKHWPIAQVSGVTNAVAIDGDAVALTLVGPGAGGDATASAVVADLCDAAAGTVGAPFGWKAANLQPAEKAAIRRHEGGYYIRLAAVDRPGTAAAIARHMAEQNISLESIMQHRRGRPHGGDRAESAEDPAPVVLITYATNEDAVRRAIAAIEIDGVIASPPQVIRIEKD, encoded by the coding sequence ATGGCGCCGCCGCTGAAAATTGGCATCGCCGGCCTCGGTACGGTCGGCGCGGGTGTGGTGCGTATGCTGGCCCGCCGCGCGGAAGCGATCGCCGCGCGGGTGGGACGGCCGGTCGAGGTGGTCGCCGTCAGCGCCCGCGACCGTTCGCGCAACCGGGACTGCGACCTTACCGGCCTGCGCTGGTACGACGACGCGGTCGAGCTGGCGCGCGACCCGGACATCGACGTGTTCGTCGAACTGATCGGTGGCCCGGACGGCATCGCCAAGGCGGCGGTCGAGGCGGCCATCGCCGCCGGCCATTCCATTGTCACCGCCAACAAGGCGCTGCTCGCCCATCACGGCGTGGAACTCGCGCGCGCGGCGGAAGCGGCGGGCGTCGCCATCCATTTCGAGGCAGCGGTCGCCGGCGGCATTCCCGTCATCAAGACCCTGCGCGAGGCGCTGCTCGGCAACGAGATCAGCCGCGTTTCCGGCATTCTCAACGGCACCTGCAACTATATCCTCACCCGGATGCAGGAAGAGGGGCTGTCCTTCGACACCTGTCTCGATCAGGCGCAGCAGCTTGGCTATGCCGAGGCCGACCCGACCTTCGATGTCGACGGCTTCGACACCGCCCACAAGCTCGCTCTGCTCGCCTCACTGGCCTTCGGCGTGAAGCCGGACCCGGACGCGATCCATATCGAGGGCATCCGCTCCATCACGCTGGCGGATATCGAGGCGGCGGACGAACTCGGCTACCGCATCAAGCTGCTCGGCGTCGCCGCCCGGATCGGCGGGCAGGTGGAACTGCGCGTGCACCCGACCATGGTGCCCAAGCACTGGCCGATCGCGCAGGTCTCCGGTGTGACCAATGCGGTGGCGATCGACGGCGACGCGGTGGCGCTCACCCTTGTCGGACCGGGCGCGGGCGGCGATGCCACCGCTTCCGCCGTGGTGGCCGACCTGTGCGATGCCGCCGCCGGCACCGTCGGCGCGCCCTTCGGCTGGAAGGCGGCGAACCTTCAGCCGGCCGAGAAAGCGGCGATCCGTCGGCACGAAGGCGGCTATTATATCCGCCTCGCCGCGGTCGACCGGCCGGGTACGGCGGCCGCCATTGCCCGCCATATGGCCGAGCAGAACATCTCGCTCGAGTCCATAATGCAGCACCGTCGCGGCCGGCCTCACGGGGGCGACCGGGCGGAGAGCGCGGAGGACCCGGCACCGGTGGTGCTGATCACCTACGCCACCAATGAGGACGCGGTGCGCCGTGCGATCGCCGCCATCGAGATTGATGGCGTCATCGCCTCGCCGCCGCAGGTGATACGGATCGAGAAGGACTGA
- the glpX gene encoding class II fructose-bisphosphatase, whose translation MAGITVKADQVLERILTLELVRVTERAAVASASLRGRGDEKAADKAAVDAMRRELNRLPIAGRIVIGEGERDEAPMLFIGEEVGTGKGPAVDIAVDPLEGTTLCAKNMPGSIAVMAMAEGGTMLYAPDVYMDKIAIGPGYPKGTIDIDASPEDNIQSLAKAKGVKPSEISALILDRPRHAAIIEAVRRTGAAVQLITDGDVAGVIHTTNPDETGIDIYLGTGGAPEGVLAAAALRCIGGEMYTRLILDSDAKRERAKKMGVADPKKIYTITDMVRGDCLIAATGVTTGNLLKGVKYEKGVVKTHTVVMRSATGTVRWIEAEHRDLSKFHLG comes from the coding sequence ATGGCGGGGATCACGGTCAAGGCGGACCAGGTGCTTGAGCGCATTCTGACGCTCGAACTGGTTCGGGTCACCGAGCGCGCGGCCGTGGCGTCGGCCAGCCTGCGCGGGCGGGGCGACGAGAAGGCGGCGGACAAGGCGGCGGTGGACGCCATGCGCCGCGAACTGAACCGCCTGCCCATTGCCGGCCGCATCGTCATCGGCGAGGGCGAGCGCGACGAGGCCCCGATGCTGTTCATCGGCGAGGAAGTGGGTACCGGCAAGGGCCCGGCGGTGGATATCGCCGTCGATCCGCTGGAAGGCACCACGCTCTGCGCCAAGAACATGCCGGGCTCCATCGCCGTGATGGCGATGGCCGAGGGCGGCACCATGCTCTACGCGCCCGATGTCTATATGGACAAGATCGCCATCGGCCCGGGTTATCCCAAGGGCACGATCGACATTGACGCCAGCCCCGAGGACAACATCCAGTCGCTGGCGAAGGCCAAGGGCGTGAAGCCCTCGGAGATCAGCGCGCTGATCCTCGACCGTCCGCGCCATGCCGCCATCATCGAGGCGGTGCGCCGGACCGGCGCCGCCGTGCAGCTGATCACCGATGGCGATGTCGCCGGCGTGATCCACACCACCAACCCGGACGAGACCGGCATCGACATCTATCTCGGCACCGGCGGCGCGCCGGAGGGCGTGCTGGCGGCGGCGGCGCTGCGCTGCATCGGCGGCGAGATGTACACCCGCCTCATCCTTGACAGCGACGCCAAGCGCGAGCGCGCCAAGAAGATGGGCGTCGCCGACCCGAAGAAGATCTACACCATCACCGACATGGTGCGTGGCGACTGCCTTATCGCCGCGACCGGCGTCACCACGGGCAATCTGCTCAAGGGCGTGAAATATGAGAAGGGCGTGGTGAAGACCCACACCGTCGTCATGCGCTCCGCCACCGGCACGGTGCGCTGGATCGAGGCCGAGCATCGCGACCTCTCGAAATTCCATCTCGGCTGA
- a CDS encoding alpha/beta hydrolase → MLNLSLLGRLAFAHAAPSKPALAPGRHDLGLFETRDAVLIVPEGIDPARPTPMVTLFHGGGGSAEKILPMLRRHAETRGFLLLVPQSLLPTWDIVIAGNGPDLERLDLALAEVASRFRLDPTHFAFAGHSDGGSYSLSTGLSNGRVVTHILAFSAGFMTVLAQEGAPKVFIAHGQNDTQTPINTAGRSHAAKLRPAGYELTYIEHPGPHASQPDMVQLGVDYFLKDAAKAG, encoded by the coding sequence ATGCTGAACCTGTCTCTGCTCGGTCGTCTCGCCTTCGCCCATGCCGCGCCGTCGAAGCCGGCGCTGGCGCCCGGCCGTCACGATCTCGGCCTGTTCGAGACCCGCGACGCCGTGCTGATCGTGCCGGAGGGGATCGACCCCGCACGGCCGACCCCCATGGTGACGCTGTTCCATGGCGGCGGCGGCAGCGCCGAGAAGATCCTGCCGATGCTGCGCCGCCATGCCGAGACGCGCGGCTTCCTGCTGCTGGTGCCGCAATCGCTGCTGCCGACCTGGGACATCGTCATCGCCGGCAACGGGCCGGACCTTGAGCGGCTCGACCTCGCGCTGGCCGAAGTGGCGTCGCGTTTTAGGCTCGACCCCACCCATTTTGCCTTTGCCGGCCATTCCGATGGCGGCAGCTATTCGCTCTCCACCGGGCTGAGCAATGGGCGCGTCGTCACCCATATCCTCGCCTTCTCCGCCGGTTTCATGACCGTGCTGGCGCAGGAGGGCGCGCCGAAAGTGTTCATCGCCCACGGCCAGAACGACACCCAGACACCGATCAACACCGCCGGCCGCTCTCATGCCGCGAAGCTCCGCCCGGCCGGCTATGAGCTGACCTATATCGAGCACCCCGGCCCGCACGCCTCGCAGCCGGACATGGTGCAGCTCGGGGTGGATTATTTCCTCAAGGACGCGGCGAAGGCGGGCTGA